The Propionispora vibrioides genome includes a region encoding these proteins:
- a CDS encoding GNAT family N-acetyltransferase: MSIKSPLKTEYSNEEQDNLQIYIAQHNWERKKIYQLRYQVFVEELDKPLHSAKQQEAQLVDALDNNSILLYVEAHGQIIATARLTMAPYSDYPVNLSTIFQMQKFHTAFNHSKLLALATKLAVKKEYRSSPALYLLITEIYKILAEEAIFICFGGCNPHLIPLYERMGFRRFAANFRDEGYGLLVPIVMFLNDLDYLRSIRSPLYRQARKIKMSFDASQIFTKLFPETAKILNSRITTSQHLWLYITERLGKPLTSLPLFMALSYEAILKLLASSAVFTCRRGDYVLEKDVPCRDLYLLLTGSIALQTQKGSHLLESGEVVSCWRDLLTESGYGIARERSELLVIPRQVWEMRENFTL, encoded by the coding sequence ATGTCAATCAAAAGTCCATTAAAAACTGAATATTCAAACGAAGAACAAGATAATTTGCAAATTTACATTGCCCAGCATAACTGGGAAAGAAAAAAGATTTATCAATTACGATATCAAGTATTTGTTGAAGAATTGGATAAACCGTTACATTCTGCCAAACAGCAAGAAGCTCAACTAGTGGATGCTTTAGATAATAATAGCATCTTGCTATATGTTGAGGCTCATGGTCAAATCATTGCTACCGCACGACTTACTATGGCGCCATACAGCGACTATCCCGTAAATCTGTCAACTATCTTCCAAATGCAGAAATTCCACACAGCTTTTAACCATTCTAAGTTACTTGCTCTAGCAACGAAACTAGCCGTAAAGAAGGAGTATAGAAGTTCGCCTGCCCTATACCTACTTATCACTGAGATATACAAGATCCTAGCCGAAGAGGCTATTTTTATTTGTTTTGGCGGTTGCAATCCTCATCTCATCCCATTGTATGAACGCATGGGATTCCGCCGGTTTGCTGCTAATTTTCGTGATGAAGGGTATGGATTATTAGTCCCCATTGTTATGTTTTTGAATGATCTGGACTATTTGCGTTCCATCCGTTCCCCACTATATCGCCAAGCAAGAAAGATAAAAATGAGTTTCGATGCCTCTCAAATTTTCACAAAGCTATTTCCTGAAACCGCTAAAATCTTGAACAGTCGCATAACTACTTCACAACATTTATGGCTGTATATAACAGAACGTTTAGGAAAACCACTTACCAGCTTACCGCTATTCATGGCACTATCTTACGAAGCAATTCTGAAACTACTGGCTAGCAGTGCGGTATTCACATGCAGGAGGGGAGATTATGTTCTTGAAAAGGACGTTCCCTGCCGTGATTTATACTTATTGCTTACTGGAAGTATCGCACTTCAAACCCAAAAAGGATCACATCTGTTGGAAAGCGGTGAAGTTGTAAGTTGCTGGAGAGATCTTTTAACCGAGTCGGGATACGGCATCGCGCGTGAAAGATCTGAACTGCTTGTCATTCCTCGTCAAGTATGGGAAATGCGCGAAAACTTTACGTTATAG
- a CDS encoding cysteine ABC transporter substrate-binding protein, translated as MSMKKILTVVFSALLLIGVLAGCGSNATPKADQPAKSALEEIKQRGTIRIGVFSDKPPFGFVDANGKNQGFDVFLAKRFAKDLLGDESKVEFVLVEAASRVEFLQANKVDIIMANFTVTDERKEKVDFANPYMKVALGVVSPSGEPITSVDQLKGKKLIVNKGTTAETYFAKNYPDIELLKYDQNTEAFEALKDKRGAALAHDNTLLFAWAKENSGYTVGISTLGSQDTIAPAVKKGNKELLDWINQELETLGKENYVHKAYEATLKPAYGDTINPEDIVIEGGKLK; from the coding sequence ATGAGTATGAAAAAGATTCTAACCGTGGTATTCAGTGCATTATTATTGATCGGAGTATTGGCCGGGTGCGGTTCTAACGCAACGCCAAAAGCCGATCAGCCAGCCAAGAGTGCGCTAGAGGAAATCAAACAGCGCGGCACTATTCGCATTGGTGTATTTAGTGACAAACCGCCGTTCGGTTTCGTTGACGCCAATGGCAAAAATCAAGGCTTTGATGTGTTTCTGGCCAAACGTTTTGCCAAAGATCTACTGGGCGATGAATCCAAAGTGGAATTTGTCCTGGTGGAAGCAGCCAGCCGGGTGGAATTCCTGCAGGCGAACAAAGTAGATATTATTATGGCTAATTTTACGGTAACTGACGAAAGAAAAGAAAAAGTTGATTTTGCTAACCCGTACATGAAAGTAGCTCTGGGTGTGGTCTCTCCGTCCGGTGAGCCGATTACTTCGGTTGATCAGTTAAAGGGTAAAAAGCTGATTGTTAATAAAGGAACTACGGCTGAAACCTATTTTGCCAAGAATTATCCCGATATTGAACTCTTAAAATACGATCAGAACACGGAAGCTTTTGAAGCGCTTAAAGATAAACGCGGCGCCGCTTTGGCCCATGATAATACTCTTTTATTTGCCTGGGCTAAGGAAAATTCCGGTTATACCGTAGGAATTTCCACGCTTGGCAGCCAGGATACCATTGCTCCGGCCGTTAAAAAGGGCAACAAGGAACTGTTAGACTGGATCAATCAGGAACTGGAAACGCTGGGCAAGGAAAACTATGTTCATAAAGCCTATGAAGCGACGTTAAAACCGGCCTACGGTGACACTATTAATCCGGAAGATATTGTGATTGAAGGCGGCAAGTTGAAATAA
- a CDS encoding amino acid ABC transporter permease: MNINWDFIVTSIPLYQKAAWLTLQLSFFGILASIVIGFLCSSILYYKVRGLTQLVHAYIELSRNTPLLIQLFFLYYGLTKMGITLGEKTCAIAGLAFLGGSYMAEAFRGGMESVSKSQIESGLSIGLSRKQLIRYVILPQAFSVTLPSLGANCIFLLKETSIVGAIALPELMHTTQDLIGMYYRTFEALLLLVITYLILLLPLSLFLTWLERKVRYAEFGN; this comes from the coding sequence TTGAATATTAACTGGGATTTTATTGTAACAAGCATACCTTTGTATCAAAAAGCGGCCTGGCTTACTTTGCAATTATCGTTTTTTGGTATATTGGCTTCTATTGTTATAGGTTTTTTGTGCAGCAGTATTTTGTATTACAAGGTTAGAGGTCTGACGCAGCTAGTTCATGCTTATATTGAGCTTTCCCGCAATACGCCGCTGCTGATCCAATTGTTTTTTCTGTATTATGGTCTTACTAAAATGGGCATTACCCTGGGAGAAAAGACCTGTGCCATTGCCGGTCTGGCTTTTTTAGGCGGCAGCTATATGGCGGAAGCCTTTCGCGGTGGCATGGAATCGGTAAGCAAATCGCAAATAGAATCGGGTCTCAGCATCGGCCTTTCCCGCAAGCAGCTCATTCGGTATGTGATTTTGCCCCAGGCCTTTTCGGTCACGCTGCCTTCCCTGGGGGCCAACTGTATTTTCTTATTGAAGGAAACCTCTATTGTAGGAGCGATTGCTTTGCCGGAACTGATGCATACCACTCAGGACCTGATTGGCATGTATTATCGTACCTTTGAAGCATTGTTACTGTTGGTCATAACGTATCTGATTTTACTACTGCCCTTATCCTTATTTTTGACTTGGCTGGAAAGGAAGGTGCGTTATGCTGAGTTCGGGAATTAA
- a CDS encoding flavodoxin family protein translates to MGYAVAKVRACVKSNRIQHGLFCLKRFFRVKSTDDLVKVFAAIDEADGVIVGSPVYFGRFTAQLALLMDHLYAYIKPDGSFRYRPGVSGAIVRNARWSRQSGR, encoded by the coding sequence ATGGGGTATGCTGTAGCAAAGGTTAGAGCCTGTGTTAAGTCCAACAGGATTCAGCACGGGCTTTTTTGTCTAAAGCGTTTTTTCAGGGTAAAAAGCACGGACGATTTAGTTAAGGTCTTTGCAGCCATTGATGAGGCCGATGGCGTTATTGTAGGATCACCGGTTTATTTTGGGCGGTTTACTGCCCAACTGGCATTACTTATGGATCACTTGTATGCTTATATCAAACCTGATGGAAGCTTTCGCTATCGGCCGGGTGTTAGCGGTGCAATAGTAAGGAATGCAAGATGGAGTAGGCAATCGGGGCGGTAA
- a CDS encoding amino acid ABC transporter ATP-binding protein yields MLEIEELRKEYDGTTVLDGISLTVHKGEVVVILGPSGCGKSTLLRCLNGLEPVQGGDIRLRENSLTGSTVNWQQTRQQIGMVFQNYDLFPHMTVIENILLGPTKVQQRSKAEALEQALQLLDRVGLLEKKDAYPRQLSGGQKQRIAIVRALCMNPEIMLFDEVTAALDPEMVREVLEVILGLAKQGMTMLIVTHEMGFAKAVADRIVFIDQGKICEIAEPEQFFSQPQTERAQQFLNIFQY; encoded by the coding sequence TTGCTGGAAATAGAAGAATTACGTAAAGAATATGATGGGACTACGGTACTGGATGGTATCAGCCTCACGGTGCATAAGGGTGAGGTTGTCGTGATTCTGGGGCCGTCAGGGTGTGGTAAGAGTACGTTGCTGCGTTGCCTGAATGGCCTGGAACCGGTACAAGGCGGCGATATCAGACTGCGGGAAAATAGCCTTACCGGTTCGACGGTGAACTGGCAGCAGACCCGTCAGCAAATCGGTATGGTTTTCCAAAATTATGATCTTTTCCCGCATATGACGGTGATTGAGAATATCCTGCTGGGGCCGACCAAGGTACAGCAGCGGAGTAAAGCTGAAGCGCTTGAACAGGCTTTGCAGCTATTGGACCGGGTCGGGCTCCTGGAGAAAAAAGATGCCTACCCCCGTCAATTATCCGGTGGTCAGAAACAGCGCATTGCCATCGTCAGGGCGCTTTGCATGAACCCGGAGATTATGCTGTTTGATGAAGTTACCGCTGCGCTGGACCCGGAAATGGTACGGGAAGTTCTGGAGGTCATTCTTGGTTTGGCCAAACAAGGCATGACGATGTTGATTGTAACCCATGAAATGGGCTTTGCCAAAGCGGTGGCCGACCGAATCGTGTTTATCGATCAGGGCAAGATCTGTGAAATTGCTGAGCCGGAGCAATTTTTCTCGCAACCGCAAACCGAACGGGCTCAGCAATTTTTAAATATATTCCAATATTAA
- a CDS encoding amino acid ABC transporter permease gives MLSSGINVLTEGINLQRLMGGLLVTAQIAFTSIVLGAILGILLGLLQTVQSKLVRLLCRLYLELFRIIPILVWLFIVYFGVTNLLDIHLAGEVVAILIFSLWGAAELGDIVRGALESLPRHQLESGKALGLSFWQLYRYVLIPQAVRRMLPGAINLSTRMVKTTSLVVMIGVIDVVKVGQQIIERSILKEPTASFWIYGFIFILYFIICYPLSKLSKRLEAKWQS, from the coding sequence ATGCTGAGTTCGGGAATTAATGTGCTGACCGAAGGCATTAACCTGCAACGGCTGATGGGCGGCTTGCTGGTAACGGCACAAATCGCTTTTACTTCCATTGTGCTTGGCGCCATACTGGGAATACTGCTTGGTTTGCTGCAAACCGTGCAATCCAAACTGGTGCGGCTGCTTTGCCGGCTTTATCTGGAACTATTCCGGATCATACCAATCTTGGTGTGGTTGTTTATTGTCTACTTTGGCGTGACTAATTTGCTGGATATTCATCTGGCGGGGGAAGTGGTAGCTATTCTGATCTTCAGTTTATGGGGGGCGGCAGAACTGGGGGATATTGTCCGGGGCGCCCTGGAATCGCTGCCCAGGCATCAACTGGAATCCGGTAAGGCGCTGGGGCTGAGTTTTTGGCAATTATACCGGTATGTGCTGATTCCGCAAGCTGTACGCCGCATGCTGCCGGGGGCGATCAACCTTTCCACCCGTATGGTGAAAACCACATCGCTGGTGGTCATGATCGGAGTTATTGATGTCGTAAAAGTAGGCCAACAAATCATTGAACGGTCTATTTTAAAAGAACCTACCGCTTCTTTCTGGATATATGGCTTTATTTTTATCCTGTACTTTATCATCTGCTATCCTTTGTCTAAGTTGTCGAAACGATTAGAAGCCAAATGGCAGAGTTAG
- a CDS encoding ATP-binding protein has translation MTFYELSIIATVSATLAVTCVYVFLYSLYRQNYIGLWAIFWLNHFLVQLFYRTPFSQMSTLHFSVGQALGVYNYVLLLYATSKFLGRKISSYWYYTAFFLSLFTDIAFYLEFPSSVFLLPSCLFVAFVNFWHGYTFTRNLSSKSWGKNIVGFAFAGLGIHTLDMPFLVAIPWFAPWGFLISGLLRFVISIGTLILYLEKTFQTLSEKEKQYRLLAENAIDVIYLYRIHPEPAFEYISPSIERLSGLSCDHYYKNPDIFLSLIHPNDQFLWKNLLDNPISHAEHPLTMRFIRHDHSLIWIEQTTVPIFNEKGICISFEGIIRDITTRKKLEQDVSRLDRLNTVGQMAANVAHEIRNPLTTVHGYLQIFLKKSNFSDYKDELQLLISELERSNLIIKEYLSLCQNKARDLKLGQLNQIIEDLRPLLTANANASSKDIHYELTPLPDIHIDEKEMRQLVLNLVRNALEAMEPGKSVTLRTLLTEQNEVVLIVQDEGSGIPSHILEKIGTPFLTTKETGTGIGLAVVYRIADDHQANIQIDTGPEGTTFRVIFKVI, from the coding sequence ATGACCTTTTATGAGCTTTCTATCATCGCTACCGTTTCAGCTACTTTGGCCGTTACGTGTGTATATGTCTTTCTTTATTCACTTTATCGACAAAATTATATTGGTTTATGGGCTATCTTCTGGCTAAACCACTTCCTTGTCCAGCTTTTTTATCGCACACCTTTTTCTCAAATGTCTACACTCCATTTTTCCGTCGGCCAAGCTTTAGGCGTTTATAATTATGTTTTACTCTTATATGCTACAAGCAAATTTCTGGGTCGCAAGATAAGTAGTTATTGGTATTATACAGCTTTTTTTCTTTCTTTATTTACCGATATTGCATTCTATCTAGAATTCCCCAGTTCCGTTTTCTTATTGCCTTCCTGTCTGTTTGTGGCCTTTGTCAACTTTTGGCATGGATATACATTTACGCGTAATCTCTCAAGCAAAAGCTGGGGGAAAAACATTGTCGGCTTTGCTTTCGCCGGGCTAGGCATCCATACTCTAGACATGCCTTTCTTAGTTGCAATCCCCTGGTTTGCCCCATGGGGATTTCTCATCAGCGGTTTATTGCGGTTCGTGATTTCGATTGGAACTCTAATTTTATACCTGGAAAAGACTTTCCAAACCTTGAGCGAAAAAGAAAAACAATATCGCCTATTGGCTGAAAATGCAATTGATGTAATTTATTTATACCGGATACATCCTGAACCTGCCTTTGAATATATTAGCCCCTCCATTGAACGATTAAGTGGCTTATCCTGCGATCACTATTACAAAAATCCAGATATATTTCTTTCTCTTATTCATCCCAATGATCAATTCTTGTGGAAAAATCTATTGGATAATCCGATATCTCATGCTGAACATCCTCTAACAATGCGTTTTATTCGGCATGATCATAGTCTTATTTGGATAGAACAGACTACCGTTCCTATTTTTAACGAAAAGGGAATCTGTATCAGCTTTGAAGGAATTATTCGCGATATCACCACCCGGAAAAAATTAGAACAGGACGTTTCTCGTTTGGACAGATTAAATACCGTAGGCCAAATGGCAGCTAATGTAGCCCACGAAATCAGAAATCCCTTAACTACTGTTCACGGCTATTTGCAGATTTTCTTAAAAAAATCGAACTTCTCAGATTATAAAGATGAGTTACAGTTACTAATCAGCGAATTAGAACGCTCCAATCTAATCATTAAGGAATACTTGTCCCTCTGTCAAAATAAGGCACGTGATCTAAAGTTAGGGCAATTAAATCAGATCATCGAAGATTTACGGCCCCTACTCACGGCTAATGCTAATGCATCAAGCAAAGACATTCATTATGAACTCACCCCACTGCCTGATATACATATTGATGAAAAAGAAATGCGGCAATTAGTTCTAAATTTAGTTCGCAATGCTTTAGAAGCTATGGAACCGGGAAAATCGGTTACGCTTCGCACATTGTTAACTGAACAAAATGAAGTGGTTCTGATAGTCCAAGATGAAGGCTCAGGTATTCCTTCTCATATATTAGAAAAAATCGGAACACCCTTTCTCACTACCAAAGAGACCGGAACAGGAATCGGTCTTGCAGTTGTATACCGGATTGCCGATGATCATCAGGCAAATATCCAGATTGACACAGGCCCTGAAGGAACAACATTCCGGGTCATCTTTAAAGTTATATAA
- a CDS encoding DUF1858 domain-containing protein, translating into MAITKDLSINEVVAEYPQTVAVFRNYGMGCFGCAAARFEDIEQGALAHGIDIEALLDDLNKVV; encoded by the coding sequence ATGGCGATTACGAAAGATTTAAGTATCAATGAGGTGGTAGCAGAGTATCCGCAGACTGTTGCTGTATTTCGTAATTATGGAATGGGCTGCTTCGGTTGTGCCGCCGCCAGGTTTGAAGATATCGAACAAGGCGCGCTGGCTCACGGAATTGATATTGAGGCACTGCTTGACGATTTGAATAAGGTCGTCTGA
- a CDS encoding B12-binding domain-containing radical SAM protein, translating into MNKQAKTIDLILVNSFAPRQRIASDAALENGLAVIRTYLEDRDFAVYVADEQRVSAVEDGVPTWLSAMLRSLVKLQAKPLINRYKMLLLLFMLLTWPLQSLALACRQNYMDKVIDRLIDLAAAEQVPFIGIKVWGGAPFAWSKRLSIKLRAKLPETTVIAGGPHVKVYGENVLAQNEFDLAIMGPGEEVLEELLRLRKSVTSKAEFIQRVKDKFGPSKLIRTGHYSETGDFYARSFTVPRYRPTDMIDKVWFHTLVDGLGCTWNKCAFCSHTRQNIHYTPRPLEEIKEEILAMTSRSIAFFRFSSSETPLGHGRAIAEMILSSNIHINYSMFARPVHVTEETYHSYRLMIRAGLRAVFLGGETGHDAINDQIMNKGVVRKDIIDTIHCIKLAAAAEKQSCQVVLSMIYPCPLIPGVTLEEVFQANVSLLQEANPDTVIVNPPGVFPGTTWFESPEKYGFTLSETHVYDWMNYEYSVLKPIEFWKTLNYRLHDMDMKELLKESGRLNRQITAMGIPINISDDYLMMSQAIGYSSQRDLFDFKKQSFVDILSGTSPYIQDITRRMNARSADLAKSNPTDDTSSTPNA; encoded by the coding sequence ATGAATAAACAAGCTAAAACCATTGATTTAATATTAGTCAACAGTTTTGCCCCCCGTCAGCGGATCGCTTCCGACGCGGCGTTAGAAAATGGACTGGCCGTCATTCGCACCTACTTAGAAGACCGTGACTTCGCCGTATATGTTGCCGATGAACAACGGGTTTCCGCCGTTGAGGACGGCGTCCCCACATGGCTGTCCGCCATGTTACGTTCCCTGGTCAAATTACAGGCAAAGCCGCTTATAAACCGGTATAAAATGCTGCTGCTCTTGTTCATGCTGCTGACCTGGCCGCTGCAATCCTTGGCCCTGGCCTGCCGTCAAAACTATATGGACAAGGTCATTGACCGTCTGATTGATCTGGCGGCTGCCGAGCAGGTACCCTTTATCGGCATTAAGGTCTGGGGCGGCGCTCCGTTTGCCTGGAGTAAACGCCTATCCATCAAGCTGCGGGCCAAACTGCCGGAAACCACCGTTATTGCCGGCGGTCCCCACGTCAAGGTATACGGTGAAAACGTCCTGGCCCAGAATGAGTTTGATTTGGCCATTATGGGTCCTGGTGAGGAAGTTCTGGAAGAACTGCTGCGCCTTAGAAAATCTGTCACCAGCAAAGCCGAATTTATCCAACGTGTAAAAGATAAATTTGGCCCTTCCAAGCTTATCCGCACCGGCCATTACAGTGAAACAGGTGACTTTTACGCCCGCTCGTTTACCGTTCCACGCTATCGCCCGACAGACATGATCGACAAGGTTTGGTTTCACACGTTGGTGGACGGCCTAGGTTGCACCTGGAATAAATGCGCCTTCTGCTCCCATACCCGGCAAAACATCCATTATACGCCCAGGCCGCTGGAGGAAATCAAAGAAGAAATTCTGGCTATGACCAGCCGCAGCATCGCCTTTTTTCGTTTCAGCAGTTCCGAGACGCCGTTGGGACACGGCCGGGCTATTGCTGAAATGATTCTGTCCAGCAACATTCACATCAACTATTCCATGTTTGCCCGTCCGGTCCATGTCACTGAGGAAACCTATCACAGCTACCGCCTGATGATTCGCGCCGGTCTGCGCGCCGTCTTTTTAGGTGGTGAAACCGGCCATGACGCCATCAATGACCAGATCATGAATAAAGGGGTCGTACGGAAGGATATCATCGACACCATTCATTGCATCAAGCTGGCGGCAGCGGCAGAAAAGCAATCCTGCCAGGTGGTGCTGTCCATGATTTATCCTTGCCCGCTCATTCCTGGCGTTACGCTGGAGGAAGTGTTTCAGGCCAATGTAAGCCTGCTCCAGGAAGCCAATCCCGATACGGTCATTGTCAACCCGCCGGGAGTATTTCCAGGGACCACCTGGTTTGAATCGCCGGAGAAATACGGCTTTACGCTAAGTGAAACTCATGTATATGACTGGATGAACTATGAGTATTCCGTTTTGAAACCAATCGAGTTCTGGAAAACTCTCAACTACAGATTACATGACATGGATATGAAAGAATTATTAAAGGAGTCGGGCCGTCTCAACCGTCAAATCACCGCCATGGGCATTCCCATCAATATTTCCGACGATTATTTGATGATGAGCCAGGCTATCGGCTACAGCTCGCAGCGTGATCTCTTCGACTTCAAAAAACAATCCTTCGTCGATATCCTAAGCGGGACCTCTCCCTATATCCAGGACATTACCCGTCGAATGAACGCCCGCAGCGCCGACTTGGCAAAATCCAACCCAACGGACGACACATCTTCCACACCGAACGCATAG
- a CDS encoding S-layer homology domain-containing protein, producing the protein MKKKIILTWLLALALAATAGTGFAASSFVDVNEKHWAYDSINKLVSTGVIEGYQDGYFRGDKPLSRYEFAVATAKAIDNYNKADDAEKSEILKLVAEFSKELDSIDARLGKVEQKVGSVKFSGDSRIRYQHNYGLNGKSNGQGADASRSQLRLRLTGDAVLDQNWSVSTRFGVQNTTGQTAGATGVTLPAGAEQGSNNGQVFFDRAEFKYSKDAFTGTIGRSTLFLGQGLLYDFAFDGFTAGYTSGKLTSKLLLGDASLTRSAWAQNVSGGAGTAWNQTEKFWGADFKYAFNLKVFATATAYQSTTAGYPYKDIALGINATLGDFRLLAEGVRNTYNNYGSSHYQGTTTSADAQKNGYWVDLRWKFADVNKPGSWSTNVRYVSLGKDAIDGPPTTLNWVGSSTIANGGGAAAATGYGIKGYELGSDYILAKGADLRLAVGKYKPYDKNYAGFDSYNTVATATLFFNF; encoded by the coding sequence ATGAAGAAAAAGATAATTTTGACATGGCTGCTGGCATTGGCTCTGGCAGCAACAGCCGGTACGGGCTTTGCCGCCAGCAGTTTTGTGGATGTCAACGAAAAACACTGGGCTTATGATTCAATTAATAAATTAGTCAGTACCGGGGTAATTGAAGGCTATCAGGATGGTTATTTCCGGGGTGATAAACCGCTGAGTCGCTATGAGTTTGCGGTAGCAACCGCTAAAGCGATTGACAATTATAATAAAGCGGACGATGCAGAAAAATCGGAAATTCTTAAATTAGTTGCTGAATTTTCTAAGGAACTGGACAGCATTGACGCCCGTTTAGGCAAGGTGGAACAAAAAGTGGGCAGCGTTAAGTTCAGCGGTGATTCCCGAATCCGCTATCAGCATAATTACGGACTCAATGGCAAGTCCAACGGCCAGGGCGCTGATGCGTCAAGAAGCCAATTGCGCCTGCGGTTGACCGGCGATGCCGTGCTTGATCAAAACTGGTCGGTAAGCACCCGCTTCGGAGTGCAAAATACCACCGGACAAACGGCCGGCGCGACGGGGGTCACTCTGCCGGCCGGAGCCGAGCAAGGCAGTAATAACGGCCAGGTTTTCTTTGACCGGGCCGAGTTTAAATACAGTAAGGATGCTTTTACCGGGACCATTGGGCGGTCAACTTTGTTTTTAGGCCAGGGCTTGCTGTATGATTTCGCCTTTGATGGGTTCACGGCAGGCTATACGTCCGGCAAACTGACCAGTAAATTGCTGCTCGGTGACGCCAGCCTGACCCGCTCGGCCTGGGCGCAAAATGTCAGCGGCGGGGCAGGGACTGCTTGGAACCAGACCGAGAAGTTCTGGGGAGCTGACTTTAAATATGCCTTTAATCTGAAAGTTTTCGCAACGGCCACGGCATACCAAAGTACTACCGCGGGATATCCTTATAAAGATATAGCGCTGGGCATCAATGCTACGCTTGGTGATTTCCGGCTGTTGGCGGAAGGGGTCAGAAATACATATAACAATTATGGCAGCAGCCATTATCAGGGAACGACAACCAGCGCTGATGCTCAAAAAAATGGTTACTGGGTTGATCTGCGCTGGAAGTTTGCCGATGTAAACAAACCCGGTTCCTGGTCGACTAACGTGCGGTATGTCAGCTTGGGTAAAGACGCTATTGACGGGCCGCCTACCACTTTGAACTGGGTTGGTTCCTCAACTATCGCCAATGGCGGTGGTGCGGCAGCGGCAACCGGCTACGGTATCAAGGGTTATGAACTAGGCAGCGATTATATTTTGGCTAAAGGAGCCGATCTGAGGCTGGCGGTGGGAAAATACAAGCCTTATGACAAGAATTACGCCGGCTTTGATTCGTATAATACGGTGGCTACGGCAACCTTGTTCTTCAATTTTTAA
- a CDS encoding methionine ABC transporter permease yields MEEDLFPLLAAGLGQTVYMVVMSTLFAVLLGLPLGICLVVTAKGHIMEAPSVHKPLDTLINATRSFPDLILIVLLLPLARWLVGTTLGATAAVVPLSMGAAPFVARLVESCLKEVDRGKIEAALAMGASSLQIIYKVLIPESLSSLVRAFTIAVITITSFTATAGAIGAGGLGSLAIRFGYMRYRDDIMIMTVIVLIILVQSMQWAGNRVATVLDKRRQG; encoded by the coding sequence ATGGAAGAGGACTTGTTTCCGTTATTGGCAGCCGGGTTGGGACAGACGGTGTATATGGTGGTTATGTCGACGCTGTTTGCCGTGTTGCTTGGCCTGCCTTTAGGAATATGCCTGGTCGTTACGGCAAAAGGGCATATCATGGAGGCACCTTCGGTGCATAAACCGCTGGATACCTTGATTAATGCCACTCGTTCGTTTCCCGATCTGATTTTGATTGTGCTGCTCCTGCCATTGGCTCGCTGGCTGGTGGGGACTACACTGGGAGCGACCGCCGCTGTGGTGCCTCTGTCGATGGGAGCCGCCCCTTTTGTTGCCAGGCTGGTGGAAAGCTGTTTGAAGGAGGTGGATAGGGGGAAAATTGAAGCTGCCTTGGCCATGGGCGCGTCTTCGCTGCAAATCATTTATAAAGTGTTAATTCCCGAATCGCTTAGCTCTTTAGTTAGAGCATTTACCATTGCCGTCATTACGATAACCAGTTTTACGGCAACCGCCGGGGCGATTGGCGCCGGCGGGCTGGGCAGCCTGGCCATACGTTTCGGGTATATGCGTTACCGGGACGATATTATGATCATGACGGTCATCGTATTGATTATTCTGGTGCAGAGTATGCAGTGGGCCGGCAACCGTGTTGCCACGGTTTTGGACAAACGAAGACAGGGGTAG